The Niveispirillum cyanobacteriorum genome segment CACCTGTGCGCCGAAGCCGGCCGGCGACAGGTCGGAGGTATCCGTGCTGACAAGCCGCCGGTCCAGCCAGGTCGCGCCGTCCGATCCGATCTGGCGCTCCAGATCGAAGGTCGAGAGGATGCGGATATTGGCGCGGCCGTTCCGCCCGGCGTCATGAGCGGCGGCTCGCGCCTCGAAGTCGGAGGGTATGCGCCACTGGTCGGCGTCGATGCGCTCGGCGATTCCGGCGCGGCGCAACGCTTCGAGCCGCCGGACATGGGCGTCGACGAAGCCCTCATAGTCGCCGTTCGGCACATGGCCGTCGAACCGCGCCTGCTCCAGATGGCGGCTCGGCCGATAGATGCCGTCCTCGGCTAGGCCGGCGATGGCGCGATCGGACGGGCGGCCGGTGCTGTCCGGCGGCCCGATCTCGATGACGCTGCCGATGCGCGCGTCCTCGACGCGGGTTGGGTCGATGCCGGAGATATGGTGCGTGCGTCCGTCGACGCCATCGACCACCAGAGTCAGGGTCTCGCCCAACTCGTCGGACAAATGCTTGTCGATGACGCGGCCGACGATCGGCGCGGCCGGCGCGGCGTCGTGAATCTGGAACGTCATCGGATCGCGCTCGGCGCCTTCGGCCCGCAACGCCTGCTGCATGGTGCGGTTGATGTCGCCGCGCTCGCCCAGCTCGCGCAACGTCGGTTCCAGCCGGTCGCTCAATTCCCAGACGCCGGGCGCATGTTCGGTGGCAAGCTCCATGTCGCCGAGCTTGCCAAGACGGCGCAACCGCAGCGTCCGGTCGGCCTGGCCGCGCAGGTCGTCCGGCTCGGGACGCAGGTCGATGAAGCGATCCTCGGCTTCGGCGATCATCGCCCGGTCGATGCGGGTAAGCCGGTCCTGGTCGATTTCGGCCATGAGCTTGCGGCGCTGCTCGATCTCGGTGACGGGGCCGAGTTCGAGCGTCGCCCGTTCGCTTGCCCGCTCGCGGATGCCGTTGGCGAGATAGTCGCCATTGATGACGAGATCCTCGCCCAAGGCGTCGCGGCCGTTGACGATGACATGGACATGCGGGTGGCCGGTGTTGTGGTGATTGACGGCGACCCAGTCGAGCTTCGTGCCAAGGTCGGTTTCGACCTGGGCCATCAGGTCGCGGGTGTAGCCGGTCAGGTCGGCGAGATCGGCGGCGTCTTCCGGCGAGACGATGAACCGGAACTGGTGGCGATCGTCCTTGCCGCGATCGAGGAACCTGTCGCCATCGGCGCGATCCTCAGTCGCCGAATAGAGCCGGCCCCGCTCGCCGTCGCGGGCCGTGCCGTCGCGCTGGATGTAGCGCAGATGGGCGGCGGCCTTGCCGCTGCGGCCTGGGGCGCGAACCGACCGGGATTTGACGATCACCCGCCGACTGCCGGACTGGCGATGACTCCAGCCATTCGACAGGTTGCGTGCACGCACGAAGGATGCGCCGCGCCCGCGCTGCACGCCGCGGCCGGACGCGACGACGCTCAGGCCATTCGCCGACCGGCCGGGACCTCCACCCTTGGCGGAGGACCTTCGGCCTGGTCCGGCCTGCTGATGTCGGGCGATCTTCCGAACCTTACTGAGGAAGCTCCTGGTCTGACCGGCCTTCGCGCCCTTGGAGCGGATGCGGCCGGGCCTCGGCCGAAAGCTATCGTCGTCGTCGCTCACGGTCGGCGATCCGCACGAAGCTGCCGATCTTGGGCAGGAGTGCCGCGACAAAGGCTGAAAATGCTCGCTTTACCGGAACTCGCGGCACCCTGCCGGCCTGGCGATGGTGCCGCCCCAAACAGTGTGCAGACAAGGGCTTGGCCCCCGGATCGGACCCATAGGGTGCCGTCCGCTTTAATCTTGCCCTCCCGCCTTCCTGCCTGTTTCGCCCCTTCTGCCGGGGGATGAGACCGTCGCCAGCCCCATCCCCTGCACACCGGAACCTCCCGCCGGGCGGACACGATTGCGAGCCTCATGGCTGTCGTTCCGTGTCCGCCCGTGCGACGAACAGACCGCCGGACTGCGGCGCGATGGCGGAAACATCGCGCACGCCCGGCGTCGTGTCAGCGTCATTGGAGGTGCGTTCGGCCGGCGAAGGACCGGCCGCCGTTGCGCGCGCCGACGGTGCGACGAACAGCGGCGCGCGGGTCCAGGCGAGCGGGTCGGCCGTGGCGATCAGGATCGGTGCGGATGCGTCGCCATCGCCGAGTGACGGCGCGACGGTGGCGACATAGGCGCGTGTTTCGGCCGGCAGAGGACGGCCCTTCAGCCAGTCCTCGTAACGTCCAGGACCGGCGTTATAGGCCGCGATCCAGCCGGGCGAGCCATAGCGGTCATACAGCTCGCGGATATAGGCCGCACCCGCGATGATGTTGTCGCGCAGATCGTGAGGATCGGCGCCAAGGCGGTAGCGATTACGCAAACCCGCCCATGTCGCCGGCATGATCTGCATCAGGCCCATTGCGCCCTTGGGCGAGACCGCGCGGGGATCGCCATTGCTCTCGGCCTTCATCACCGCGCGTATCCATGCCGCGGGAAGCGCGAAGCGCTGCGCCGCCTCTGCGATGAGTTCGCCGAAAGGATCGCGGGCGGGCGAAGCGGCGATGCTCGACGGCTGCGCCAAGACCGGGACCGCGAGCCCGCAACCGCACGTCAGGCCGACAAGGAGAAAGAGTGAGGTCCGCCGCATCGCGTCAGTCCTTTCCGTCACGCTTCTGCGGACGGCTCCAGTGCAGCGACCAGGCGCTGCCCGCGTCGTCGTCGCGGAACAGATTGGCGCGGATCGGCTGCGGCAAGGCCGGATCGTCGATCAGGAAAGCAATGTATTCGCCGGCGCGCTCGCCGGTGCGCTTCCAGCCCGCGCCGATCTCCGGGCCATCGTCATTTCCTTGATGGAGGCGATAGTCCGGGGCGTTCTCCGTATCCGACGACTCGGCGGGGACGACAGTGACTTCGCAGTAGAGCGTGAGGGTGTGGACGCGCCCGACAAAGCCGGACTGCTGACGGGTGAAGGTGCCGATCTGCGACATGATGGTCTCCATGGCGGTGGTGTTGGAAAGCCGT includes the following:
- a CDS encoding DUF3363 domain-containing protein, with amino-acid sequence MAQVETDLGTKLDWVAVNHHNTGHPHVHVIVNGRDALGEDLVINGDYLANGIRERASERATLELGPVTEIEQRRKLMAEIDQDRLTRIDRAMIAEAEDRFIDLRPEPDDLRGQADRTLRLRRLGKLGDMELATEHAPGVWELSDRLEPTLRELGERGDINRTMQQALRAEGAERDPMTFQIHDAAPAAPIVGRVIDKHLSDELGETLTLVVDGVDGRTHHISGIDPTRVEDARIGSVIEIGPPDSTGRPSDRAIAGLAEDGIYRPSRHLEQARFDGHVPNGDYEGFVDAHVRRLEALRRAGIAERIDADQWRIPSDFEARAAAHDAGRNGRANIRILSTFDLERQIGSDGATWLDRRLVSTDTSDLSPAGFGAQVREAMDRRRDHHVDQGDAARQPDGRIAYRRNLIATLREREVARAGEELAAKKSLPFRMAADGETVTGAFTGTAQLSSGKFAIVEKSHEFTLVPWRPVIDRQLGREVMGVVQGGSVSWQLGRQRGLGI
- a CDS encoding lytic transglycosylase domain-containing protein produces the protein MRRTSLFLLVGLTCGCGLAVPVLAQPSSIAASPARDPFGELIAEAAQRFALPAAWIRAVMKAESNGDPRAVSPKGAMGLMQIMPATWAGLRNRYRLGADPHDLRDNIIAGAAYIRELYDRYGSPGWIAAYNAGPGRYEDWLKGRPLPAETRAYVATVAPSLGDGDASAPILIATADPLAWTRAPLFVAPSARATAAGPSPAERTSNDADTTPGVRDVSAIAPQSGGLFVARADTERQP
- a CDS encoding DUF736 domain-containing protein, which gives rise to MSQIGTFTRQQSGFVGRVHTLTLYCEVTVVPAESSDTENAPDYRLHQGNDDGPEIGAGWKRTGERAGEYIAFLIDDPALPQPIRANLFRDDDAGSAWSLHWSRPQKRDGKD